The following are from one region of the Carassius auratus strain Wakin unplaced genomic scaffold, ASM336829v1 scaf_tig00003761, whole genome shotgun sequence genome:
- the LOC113070331 gene encoding GTPase IMAP family member 4-like has product MTEFRIVLVGKTGSGKSSSGNTILGRDVFEVAQFPASLTKKCSVGQAARISLIDTPGLFHTSMPEKHVKAEIEKSLKMSAPGPHVFLMVIKLGRFTDEEKKTVEWIQKMFRRDVQRFTILLFTGADQLNKPLDEFLLENPELKTLVDEYQGRYHAFSNVEKNQDQVIELLEKIKTTMEENGGEYYTIEMFKKTQSKMIKRGIHFAAVVSVIFFAYGLYRTGKFWCDLFHNMWPL; this is encoded by the exons A TGACTGAGTTCAGGATTGTTCTGGTGGGTAAAACTGGATCAGGAAAGAGCTCATCAGGAAACACAATACTGGGCAGAGATGTGTTTGAAGTGGCTCAGTTTCCTGCGTCTTTAACAAAAAAGTGTAGTGTGGGTCAAGCAGCCAGAATCTCATTGATCGACACTCCAGGACTGTTTCACACGTCCATGCCTGAAAAACATGTGAAAGCTGAGATTGAGAAGAGTCTGAAGATGTCTGCTCCCGGTCCTCATGTGTTTCTGATGGTCATCAAACTCGGACGATTCACAGATGAGGAAAAGAAAACAGTGGAATGGATCCAGAAGATGTTCAGAAGAGATGTTCAGAGATTCACCATTCTGTTGTTCACTGGAGCTGATCAATTAAACAAACCATTAGATGAATTTCTCCTGGAAAACCCAGAGCTGAAGACATTAGTGGATGAATATCAGGGAAGATATCATGCTTTCAGTAATGTGGAAAAGAATCAAGATCAGGTCATTGAACTGCTGGAGAAGATCAAAACAACCATGGAGGAAAATGGAGGAGAATACTACACCATTGAGATGTTCAAGAAGACTCAGAGTAAGATGATCAAGAGAGGAATACACTTTGCTGCTGTTGTTTCTGTAATCTTTTTTGCTTATGGATTATATCGAACAGGAAAATTCTGGTGTGACTTGTTTCATAATATGTGGCCACTTTAA